Sequence from the Streptomyces mobaraensis NBRC 13819 = DSM 40847 genome:
GTAGAGCAGCCGCTCGCACTCCTCCGGCGTGAACGACTCCTTGGTGGCCTGGTCCTTCACCAGCTCGATGCCGTAGAAGAAGCCGTCGCCGCGCACGTCGCCGACGATCGGCAGGTCGCGCAGCTTCTCCAGGGTGGCGCGGAAGTCCGCCTCGTGGTCCAGGACGTGCCGGTTGAGGCCCTCGCGCTCGAACAGGTCGAGGTTGGCCAGCGCGACCGCGGCCGAGACCGGGTGGCCGCCGAAGGTGTAGCCGTGCAGGAAGGTGTTCTTCCCCTTGAAGAACGGCTCGGCGATCCGGTCGGAGACCACGGCCGCGCCGATGGGGGAGTAGCCGGAGGTCATGCCCTTGGCGCAGGTGATGATGTCCGGGACGTAGCCGAACTTGTCGCAGGCGAACATCGTCCCGAGCCGGCCGAAGGCGCAGATGACCTCGTCGGAGACGAGCAGTACGCCGTACCGGTCGCAGATCTCGCGTACCCGCGCGAAGTAGCCGGGCGGCGGCGGGAAGCAGCCGCCGGCGTTCTGCACCGGCTCCAGGAAGACGGCGGCGACGGTGTCGGGGCCCTCGAAGAGGATCTGCTGCTCGATCTGGTCGGCGGCCCAGCGGCCGAACGCCTCGGGGTCGTCGCCGTGGATCGGCGCCCGGTAGAAGTTGGTGTTGGGCACCTTGTGGGCGCCGGGGACCAGGGGCTCGAAGGGGGCCTTGAGAGCCGGGAGTCCGGTGATGGCCAGCGCGCCCTGCGGGGTGCCGTGGTAGGCCACGGCCCGCGATATCACCTTGTACTTGCCGGGGTTGCCGGTGAGCTTGTGGTACTGCTTCGCGAGCTTCCACGCCGTCTCGACGGCCTCGCCGCCGCCCGTGGTGAAGAAGACCTTGTTCAGGTCGCCCGGCGCGTAGTGGGCCAGCCGCTCGGCCAGTTCGATCGCCTTGGGGTGGGCGTAGCTCCACACCGGGAAGAAGGCCAGCTCCTGCGCCTGCTTGGCGGCGGCCTCGGCCAGTTCGGCCCGGCCGTGGCCCGCCTGGACCACGAACAGCCCGGCCAGGCCGTCCAGATAGCGCTTGCCGTTGTCGTCGTAGATGTACGTGCCCTCGCCGCGCACGATCGTCGGCACGGGGGCGTTCTCGTACGACGACATGCGGGTGAAGTGCATCCACAGGTGGTCGTACGCCGTCTGGGAGAGGTCCTTGCTGCTCACGGCTATCGGGTTCCCCATGTATAGGTCTGTTTGCGGAGCTTGAGGTAGACGAAGCTCTCGGTGGAGCGGACACCGGGCAGGGCGCGGACGCGTTTGTTGATGACGTCCAGCAGGTGGTCGTCGTCCTCGCAGACGATCTCGATGAGCAGGTCGAAGGAGCCGGCCGTCACCACGACGTACTCGACCTCGTCCATCGCGGTGAGGGCGTCGGCGACCGGGTCGAGGTCCCCCTCGACATTGATGCCGATCAGGGCCTGCCGGCGGAAGCCCACGGTGAGCGGGTCGGTGACCGCGACGATCTGCATCACGCCCTGGTCCAGCAGCTTCTGCACGCGCTGCCGGACGGCCGCCTCGGAGAGCCCCACGGCCTTGCCGATGGCGGCGTAGGGTCGGCGCCCGTCCTCCTGGAGCTGTTCGATGATCGCCAGGGAGACGGCGTCGAGGGGTGGTGCGCTGTGGGCGCCCTTGGAATCCGCTGCGTTACGAGTGGCCACGGTGTCACTGTGCATGAGGACTCCGCCGTATGGCAAGCATCAAGCGATGAAATCCGTTGTCGTGGGGTGCCTGAATAACTGATTCCGTTGCTCCTGGCTGGTGGGTATATCGAAAGCGTGGTCCTCCTGGCTAGGCTGGGCGTCTCGCCCTTCGGACATCTCACAGGAGAGGTGCACACCGTGACCACCGAGCCGCGCCGGTTGCGCAACTACATCAACGGGGAGTTCCGGGACGCCGCGGACGGGCGGACCACCGACGTGGTCAACCCGGCCACGGGCGAGGTGTACGCCACCGCTCCGCTGTCCGGCGCCGCCGACGTGGACGCCGCGATGGCCGCCGCCGAGGAAGCCTTCCCGGTCTGGCGCGACCTGGTCCCGGCCGAGCGCCAGAAGGTGCTGCTCAAGATCGCCGACGCGATCGAGGCCCGGGCCGAGGACCTGATCGCCGCCGAGTCGGAGAACACCGGCAAGCCGCTGGCGCTCACCCGCAGCGAGGAGGTCCCGCCGATGGTGGACCAGATCCGCTTCTTCGCGGGCGCCGCCCGGCTGCTGGAGGGCCGCTCCGCCGGCGAGTACATGGAGGGGATGACCTCCATCATCCGCCGCGAGCCGGTCGGCGTCTGCGCCCAGGTCGCGCCCTGGAACTACCCGATGATGATGGCCGTCTGGAAGTTCGCCCCGGCCCTCGCCGCGGGCAACACCGTCGTCCTCAAGCCGTCCGACACCACCCCGGCCTCCACCGTGCTGCTCGCCGAGATCATCGGCGGGGTGCTGGAGGAGCTCGGCCACCCCAAGGGCGTCTTCAACGTCGTCTGCGGCGACCGCGACACCGGCCGGCTGATGGTGGAGCACCCGGTGCCCGCCATGGCCTCCGTCACCGGTTCCGTGCGGGCCGGCCAGCAGGTCGCGGCGTCCGCCGCCAAGGACGTCAAGCGCGTCCACCTGGAGCTCGGCGGCAAGGCGCCCGTCGTCGTCTTCGAGGACGCGGACCTCGCCAAGGCCGTCGAGGACATCGCCGTCGCCGGCTACTTCAACGCCGGCCAGGACTGCACGGCCGCCACCCGCGTGCTCGTCCACGAGTCCGTCCACGACGAGTTCGTCACCGCCCTCGCCAAGGCCGCGGCCGACACCAGGACCGGGCAGCCGGACGACGAGGACGTGCTCTACGGCCCGCTCAACAACGCCGACCAGCTCGCCCAGGTCACCGGCTTCATCGACCGCCTCCCGGCGCACGCCAAGGTCGAGGCGGGCGGCCACCGCGTCGGCGACAAGGGCTACTTCTACGCCCCGACCGTCGTCTCCGGCCTGAAGCAGGACGACGAGATCGTCCAGAACGAGGTCTTCGGCCCGGTCATCACCGTCCAGTCCTTCACGGACGAGGACCAGGCCGTCGCCTACGCCAACGGCGTCGAGTACGCCCTCGCCTCGTCCGTGTGGACCAAGGACCACGCCCGCGCCATGCGGATGTCGAAGCGGCTCGACTTCGGCTGCGTGTGGATCAACACCCACATCCCGCTGGTCGCCGAGATGCCGCACGGCGGCTTCAAGAAGTCCGGCTACGGGAAGGACCTGTCGGCGTACGGGTTCGAGGACTACACGCGGATCAAGCACGTGATGACGTCGCTGGGCTGACGCCACGCGCGTCCGAACGCGGGCTCCGGGACAGGCCGTGTCCCGGGGCCCGCGTTTATCGTTTAACCGTGCGGCTGCGCGTACGTACGCGCGGGAGGGGGAGGAGCGGCACGATGACAGTCGAATTGACGGACGGGATCGCCGTGACCGACAACGATGGCCTCAGCCTGGATGAGCTGTTCGACCAGTTGGAGCCGGTCCCCGAGGGATACAGGGTCGAGGTTGTCCGAGGGGTCGTCCACATGTCACCGCAGCGTCGTACGCACTGGAAGATCATTTTTGAGATCGCCTGTCGGCTCCGGCAGCACTTCGGCGAAGACGCCGAAATCGACTCGGACGTGCGCATCGACTTCCCGGGCTACCTGAACGGGTTCTGTCCCGATCTCGTGAAGATCGCCGACGGGGCGACGCCCGACGGCAAGGGAAGGTTCTCCCCCTCCGACGCGGAACTGATCGTGGAGGTCATCTCCCAGGGAACCGCGGTCAACGATTACGGACCCAAGAAGCAGACGTACGCCGAGGCGGAGGTACCCGTCTACGTGATCGCCGACCCGTACAGCGGGCAGTGCCACGTCTTCACGTCTCCGAAGGGCGACACCTACCGGAGCGAGGTCACCGTCGACTTCGGCGACCCGATCGACCTCACCTGCACCCCGCTCGGCCTGACGATCGCCACCGACAAGTTCCCCCGCGACTGATCCCGCCCCCGGCGGTCCCGTATCATCGACGGCCCGGCGAAGCGTCCGCCGGCACCCGCGATCTCCGGACACCCCGCCCCTTGTCCGCGAAGATCGGCTCCCCCATCCTGCCGTCATGCGAGAGAAGCCCGTGAAGCCCCTGTCCCGCCGCTCCCTGCTGCGCGCGACGGTCGCCGGCGCGGGTGCCGCCGCGCTCGCCGGCTGCGGAGTCCCGGCCGCCTACATCGCCCCCGGCGACCGCGCCGCGAAGGATCGTTCCGCCACCGACCGTCGCCTGTCGTTCGCCAACTGGCCGCTGTACATCGACACCGACGAGAAGCACCCCGGCCGGCGGCCCACGCTGGAGGCGTTCGAGAAGCGCAGCGGCGTCTCGGTGAAGTACACCGAGGAGATCAACGACAACGACGAGTTCTTCGGGAAGATCAGCCCCGCCCTGATGAACCATCAGGACACCGGCCGTGACCTGATCGTCGTCAGCGACTGGATGTGCGCCCGTTACGTCCGCCTCGGCTGGGTGCAGGAGATGGACCGGGCCGCGCAGCCGAACGTCGCCCGGAACCTCGACCCGCTGCTGCGCAAGCCGTCGTTCGACCCCGGTCGGAAGCACTCCGTGCCCTGGCAGTCCGGGATCACCGGCATCGCCTACCACCGCAAGAAGCTGGGCCGCGAGATCCGCAGCACGGCCGAGCTGTGGAAGGACGACCTGCGCGGCCGGGTCACCCTGCTGTCCGGGATGGACGAGGCGTTCACCCTGCTCATGCTCGGCGACGGGGTCGACGTCACCCGGTGGACCGCCGACGACTTCCACCGCATGACGGACCGGCTGTGCCGCCTGGTCGCCAAGCGGCACATCCGCCGGTTCACCGGCAACGACTACATCAAGGAGCTGTCGTCCGGCGACGTGCTGGCCTGCCAGGCGTACTCCGGCGACATCATCCAGCTCCAGGCCGACAACCCGGACATCGCCTTCGTCGTGCCCGAGGAGGGCGCGGAGCTGTGGGCGGAGAGCCTGATGATCCCGGACCTCGCCCGGCACAAGGCCAGTGCCGAGCAGCTGATCGACCACTACTACCGGCCCGAGGTGGCGGCGGAGCTGGCCGCGTCGGTCAACTACGTCTGCCCGGTGCCCGCCGCCCGGGAGGTGCTCGCCTCGTCGAAGGACAAGGAGCTCGCCGAGCTGGCGGAGAACCCGTTGGTCTTCCCGACGGACGACATGCGCAAGCGGCTGGCGACGGCGCGCGACATCACGGCGAAGGAACGGCCGGGGTTCGCGAAGGAGTGGAACGAGATCGTCGGGCTGTGACGCGGTCCCGGCCGCGCTGTGGGGGCGGTGTCTCTCAGGAGGCCAGCAGGGATCGCAGGGTGCTCACCCGGTTCGTCGTGATCGAGTCGACGTCGGCGGCCAGCAGGCGCCGCATGGAGCGCCGGGTGTCCGCCGTCCACGCGGAGACCAGGTAGCCGTCGGCGTGGTGCCGGGCGACCAGCTCCGGACTCACCAGTCCGAAGCGGTAGTTGAGCCAGTGCGGGCGGACCGCGGCGAGCAGGGCCGCGGGGGGCGGGGTCAGGGTGGTCCGGGTGAGGGCGATCTCCGCCTCCGGGTCGGCCCGCCGCACCTCGCGCATGGAGTCGGTGCCGCCGCAGTAGTAGACGCGTCCGGCGGCCCCCGCCGCGTGCACCTCCGCGACGGCGGCGGACGCCGCCGAGGGGTCGGGCAGGTCGACGAACAGCCGCCCGGGGCCGTCCTCCGCCAGCGCCTCCCGCAGCGTCGGCACTCCGCCGCCGGTCAGGGCGCGCAGCTCGTCGGCGGTCACCGAGGCGAGGGCGCGGTCGTGGCCCCACAGCCGGCGCAGGGTGGCGTCGTGCAGCAGGACGGGCACCCCGTCGCGGGTGAGGCGGACGTCGATCTCCACCGCCGCCGCGCCGGCCCGCCGGGCCGAGCGGATGGACGGCAGGGTGTTCTCGCGGTGGACGTACGGGTCGCCGCGGTGGGCGACGGCCTGGAAGGCGCGGGTGATCGGCATCCGCCCATTGTGGCCGGAGCGTGCGCGGGCCGCGGGACGAGCCCCGGCGGCCCGGCCGCGCGCCGCCGGTCAGCCCGCGTGGGCCGCCGTGTGTTCCGCCGTGTACGCGTCGATCTCGGCGGCGAGCCGGGCCTTGCCCGCCGTGTCCATGAACGACGCCTCGACGGCGTTCTTGGCGAGGTCCGCGACGCCGCGGGCGTCGAGCTCCAGCAGCCGGGCGGCGACCGCGTACTCGTTGTTGAGGTCGGTGCCGAACATCGGCGGGTCGTCGCTGTTGACGGTGACCAGGACGCCCGCGGCGGCCATCTCCCTGATCGGGTGCCGCTCGATGTCGGTCACGGCCCGGGTGGCCAGGTTGGAGGTCGGGCACACCTCCAGCGGGATGCGGTGCTCGGCGAGGTGGGCGAGCAGGCGGGGGTCCTGGGGGGCGCTGGTGCCGTGGCCGATGCGCTCGGCGCGCAGCGCGGTCAGCGCGTCCCAGATCGTCTCCGGGCCGGTGGTCTCCCCGGCGTGCGGCACGCTGTGCAGCCCGGCGGCGATGGCGCGGTCGAAGTACGGCTTGAACTGCGGGCGGGGTACGCCGATCTCGGGGCCGCCGAGCCCGAACGAGACCAGGCCGTCCGGCCGCAGGTCGCAGGCGATCCGGGCGGTCTCCTCGGCCGCGTCCAGGCCGGCCTCGCCGGGGATGTCGAAGCACCAGCGCAGCACCACGCCCAGTTCGGTCTCGGCCGCCTTGCGGGCGTCCTCGATCGCCTCGACGAAGGCCACGTCGGGGATGCCGCGCCGCACCGAGCTGAACGGTGTGACCGTCAGTTCCGCGTAGCGGATGTTCTGCCGGGCCATGTCCCGGGCGATCTCGTAGGTGAGCAGCCGGACGTCCTCGGCGTCGCGGACGAGGTCGACGACCGACAGGTAGACCTCGATGAAGTGCGCGAAGTCGCGGAAGGTGAAGAAGTCGGCCAGCGCCTCGGGGTCGGTGGGCACCGGGGAGTCGGGGTGCCGGGCCGCCAGCTGGGCGACGATGCGCGGCGAGGCCGAACCGACGTGGTGCACGTGCAGCTCGGCCTTGGGCAGGCCGGCGATGAAGGGGTCGAGCGCTGACATGCGGGCCTCCGGGGGCTGGTCGGTCGGCGGGTGCCGATCATCGTATGCGGGGGGTCTCCGCCGCCGTCGGGGAGGCCGTAGCATGGCGGGTGAGCAGGGGAGGGTCAGTGTCCGACACGGGCAGTGCGCAGCAGGAGCCGCGGGACCGCGACCCGTGGGCGCGGCCGGAGCGGGGGGTGCCGCTCGACGGGGGCGGAGTCCCGCTCGGCAAGGGCCCCGACGCCGTCCACCCGCCGCGGCACCAGGCCGTACCGCCGCAGGCGCCGCCGCTGCCGGAAGGCGTCGTGCCGCCCGTCCCCCCGGCCCCGACGGGCCCCGGCACCCCGAGCGCGTGGCGGCCCTCCGCCCCCTACGGGACGCCGGCCGGCTTCCCCAACGTGCCGCGGGCCGGCTCGCCGTACGGGCCGGCGTACCCGGCGTACGGCGGCGCGCCCCAGGGGCCGGGCCCCTACGCGGGTCCGGCGCCCGCCCCCGGCCTCCCCGGCGGTTCCGGACTCCCGGTGTACTACGGGCCGATGGCGCCCATGGCGCCGGCCGTCCCCGACAACGGCTTCGGCACCGCCGCCCTGGTGCTGGGCATCGTGTCGCTCGTCCTCGCCGTCTCCGTGGTGCTGGGGCTCGTCCTCGGTGTCCTCGCCGTCATATTCGGCGCGGTCGGGCGCGCGAAGGCCGTCCGGGGCGTGGCGACCAACCGGGGACAGGCCGTGGCCGGGCTGATCCTGGGCGCGCTGGGGCTGGCCGCCTCCGTCGCCGTCCTCGTCCTGGTGCTCAACACCCCGGACGACCCCGCGCACGACGACGACCACTACGTCGACGATCCCGACGTCACCGAGATCTCCGACGTGGCCTACCGGGCGTCGGGCGCGTCCGGCGCCGTCGGCGGTTACGCGGCGGGCGCCTCCGGCCGGGGCCCGCTGGTGCCGGCCGCGAGCCGCTGACGCGCCTCCATCAGCGCGAAGCCCAGCAGGTTCAGCCCGTTCCAGCGGGCCGGGTCCGCGGCGCGCTCGTCATCCGCCGCCAGACCTATGCCCCACACCCGGTCCAGCGGGCTGGCCTCCACCAGCACCCGGCTTCCGGTGCCGAGCAGGTACTCCCGCAGCTCCGGGTCGTGCGCGAACTTGTGCACGCTGCCCTCGACGACCAGCTCGAAGCGGTGCCGCCGCCAGGTGTCCTCGTCGAAGCCGCGCACCGTCCGCCCGGCGTCCTTCGCCTGCTTGGGGTGGCCCGCCGCCAGCACCCGGGCCTCGGCCTCGGCGTCGCCGAACAGCCGGGCCTTGCCCGCCATCATCCAGTGCTCGGCCGTCGCGTAGACCGTGCCGTCCACCGTGAAGGGCGACGGCCACCACTGGCTGAAGCAGCCGGGCCCCACCGAGCCGTCCCGCCGCGGCCGGTGCCCCCAGAAGAAGACGTACTGCGGACGCTCACCATCCGTGACGGCCGCCGTCAGCTCCTCGACGGTCCGCGCGCCCGCCACACCCCTGTTCACCATGTCATTCCCCGTTCCCCTCGACATGCCGACCATTCTGGCACCCCCCACTGACAACGCAGAGTGAATATCGGAGGGGCCGGCGCGGACCGGCGCACCGGTCGGGGCAGGGGCAATGAGAAGATCGCATCGTCCGGTCCGGCGACCAAGCGCGGACCGACGGCGACCGGTGACGCGCCGTCGGGTCCGCACCGCGTGACCCTCACCCCTCCCGCAGCACTGAATCCGTCGTGGAGTCAAATCTCCGCGACGGAATCTCTTGTTGTGGGCCGCCTCCTCTGCCAGGATCGGCGATCACATCCGTTAGGAGCGACGGCTGGGACCGCTCCGGTCCCGGCCCGAGCGGGCAGCGGAGGAGTGAGCGATGCGGCACCCGCACGGCCCGTACGCGGACATCCCCGTCCGTATGTCACTGTTATGTGCTCTACGCCCCCACGTTTCGATGGATCCACACCCATGACTGCAACCGCCCCGAGCGGCCCCGGCGGCAGCGGAACCGACGTCCGCCTGGCCGGGATCAGCAAGCGCTACGGCGCCTTCACGGCCGTGCACCCGCTGGACCTCTCCGTCCCCGCGGGTTCCTTCTTCGCCCTGCTCGGGGCCTCAGGCTGCGGCAAGACCACCACCCTGCGCATGATCGCCGGCCTGGAGACCCCCACCACCGGCAGCGTCGTCCTCGCCGGCCGGGACGTGACCGCCCTGCCGCCGTACAAGCGCCCGGTGAACACCGTCTTCCAGAGCTACGCCCTCTTCCCGCACCTCGACATCCACGAGAACGTCGCGTTCGGCCTGCGCCGGCGCGGGGTGAAGTCGGTGCGCAAGCAGGTCGGCGAGATGCTCGACCTCGTCCAGCTCGGCGACCTGGCCCGGCGCCGGCCGCACGAGCTCTCCGGCGGCCAGCAGCAGCGCGTGGCCGTCGCCCGCGCGCTCATCAACCACCCCCAGGTGCTGCTGCTCGACGAGCCGCTGGGCGCCCTGGACCTCAAGCTCCGCCGCCAGATGCAGCTGGAGCTCAAGCGGATCCAGACCGAGGTCGGCATCACCTTCGTGCACGTCACGCACGACCAGGAGGAGGCCATGACGATGGCCGACACCGTGGCCGTCATGAACGCCGGCCGGGTGGAGCAGCTCGGCGCCCCCGCCGACCTCTACGAGACCCCGCGCACCACCTTCGTCGCCAACTTCCTGGGCACCTCCAACCTCATCACCGCCGACGTCCTCGACGCCTCCGGCGACGACCTCGTGCTGCGCGCCGCCGACGGCAAGCTCGCGCTGCCCGCCGCCCGTTGCCAGGTCCCCGCGCGCCCCGGCTCCAAGGTCCTCGTCGGCATACGGCCGGAGAAGATCGCGCTCACCCACGCCGACGACGCCGCGACCGTGCCCGAGGGCCGCAACCGGCTGCGCGGACGCATCAGTTCCGCGAGCTTCATCGGCGTCTCCACGCAGTACCTCGTCGACTCCCCGGTCGCCGCAGGCGGCTCCGGCCTGTCCGTCTACGCCCAGAACGTCGACCGCGACCCCCGGCTGGTCCCCGGCGCCGAGGTGCTCCTGCACTGGAACCCCGGCCACGGCTTCGGACTGGACGCCGCACAGCGCATCGAGGCGGGCACCGACGTGGACCTGGGGGAGGCCCCCTCATGACGACTGTCACTTCCGGCACCCCCGACACCGCCGAGACCCCCGCGCCCGCCCGCCCCTCCGGCACCGGACGGCGCGTCCCCTACTGGCTGCTCCTCCCCGGCGTCCTCTGGCTGCTGGTCTTCTTCGTGGCCCCCCTCGTCTACCAGGCGTCGACCTCCGTCCAGACCGGCTCGCTGGAGGACGGCTTCCGGGTCACCTGGCACTTCGCCACCTACTGGGACGCCCTCGGCACCTACTGGCCCCAGTTCCTCCGCTCGATCGGCTACGCCACCGCCGCCACCCTGCTCTGCCTGCTGCTCGGCTACCCGCTCGCGTACCTCATCGCGTTCCGGGCCGGCCGCTGGCGCACCCTGCTGATGGTGCTGGTCATCGCGCCGTTCTTCACCAGCTTCCTGATCCGCACGCTGGCCTGGAAGACGATCCTGTCCGACGGCGGGCCGGTCGTCGGCGCCCTCGACTCGCTGCACGTCCTCGGCCTGACCGACGCGCTCGGGGTCACCGAGGGGCACCGGCTGCTGGCCACCCCGCTCGCCGTCGTCTGCGGCCTCACCTACAACTTCCTGCCCTTCATGATCCTGCCGCTCTACACCTCCCTGGAACGCATCGACGGCAGGCTCCACGAAGCCGCGGGCGACCTCTACGCGGGACCCCTCACCACGTTCCGCCGGGTGACCTTCCCGCTGTCCATGCCCGGTGTGGTGGCCGGCACGCTGCTCACCTTCATCCCGGCCGCCGGCGACTACATCAACGCCGAGCTGCTCGGCTCCCCGGACCAGAAGATGATCGGCAACGTCGTCCAGTCGCAGTTCCTGCGCGTCCTCGACTACCCGACCGCCGCCGCGCTGTCCTTCCTGCTGATGGCCGTGATCCTCGCCATGGTCACCGTCTACCTGCGCCGGGCCGGGACGGAGGACGTGGTCTGATGCGTACCGCCGCCCGCCCGCTCCGCTGGCTCCGCCGCCACCTGGTGGTCATCGCCGGCCTGGGCACCCTCGCCTACCTGCTGCTGCCCAACGTCATCGTCACCGTCTTCTCGTTCAACAAGCCCGCCGGCCGCTTCAACTACGAGTGGCGGGAGTTCTCCACGGACGCCTGGACGCACCCCTGCGACGTCGCCGGCCTCTGCGGCTCGCTCTCGCTCAGCCTCTGGATCGCCCTCTGGGCCACCCTGGGCGCCACCGTGCTCGGCACCCTGGCCGCGTTCGCCCTGGCCCGGCACCGCTTCCGGGGGCGCGGCGGGGTGAGCGGCCTGGTGTTCCTGCCGATGGCGATGCCCGAGGTGGTGATGGCCGCCTCGATGGCCACCCTCTTCCTCAACACCGGTGTCGCGTTCGGCTTTTGGACGATCCTCATCGCGCACATCACGTTCTGCCTGAGCTTCGTCGTCACCGCGGTCAAGGCCCGCGTGGCGAGCATGGACCCGCGCCTCGAACAGGCCGCGCAGGACCTCTACGCCACGCCCCTCCAGACGTTCCTCCGCGTCACCCTGCCG
This genomic interval carries:
- a CDS encoding ABC transporter permease encodes the protein MRTAARPLRWLRRHLVVIAGLGTLAYLLLPNVIVTVFSFNKPAGRFNYEWREFSTDAWTHPCDVAGLCGSLSLSLWIALWATLGATVLGTLAAFALARHRFRGRGGVSGLVFLPMAMPEVVMAASMATLFLNTGVAFGFWTILIAHITFCLSFVVTAVKARVASMDPRLEQAAQDLYATPLQTFLRVTLPIAAPGIAAGALLSFALSFDDFVITNFNAGSTVTFPMYVWGAAQRGTPVQINVVGTAMFAVAVLCVLAGQLAGRRKNRRRGSRRS